A window from Telopea speciosissima isolate NSW1024214 ecotype Mountain lineage chromosome 8, Tspe_v1, whole genome shotgun sequence encodes these proteins:
- the LOC122671213 gene encoding uncharacterized protein LOC122671213, translating to MSLVDYASSSEEDESEVREEEEEQGGGGGGREAKELEERKEEPSSSMVNFHNQRSIATSHQLPDSATHLPALFEKLPDASLLLSSPPLSSHQMSSTDHYSRVAAAMAESASRKREVNGSASSYPRNKLPRGNLPHSRNVPDTVGGLLIPPQLSGRSNVVTEDISKLFAQGH from the exons atgtctcTGGTTGATTATGCTTCATCATCCGAAGAAGACGAGTCAGAagtcagagaagaagaagaagaacaaggaggaggaggaggaggaagagaagcgAAAGAATTAGAAGAACGAAAAGAAGAACCCTCGTCTTCAATGGTTAATTTTCATAACCA GAGATCAATAGCCACTTCACACCAATTGCCAGATAGTGCTACACATTTACCAGCACTTTTTGAGAAACTCCCAGATGCATCACTACTCCTCAGTTCACCTCCTCTCTCATCTCACCAAATGAGTAGCACTGACCACTACTCCAGAGTTGCGGCTGCTATGGCAGAAAGTGCATCACGAAAGAGAGAAGTTAATGGGTCAGCTTCTTCTTATCCCCGAAATAAACTTCCAAGAGGGAACTTGCCTCATTCAAGGAATGTTCCGGATACTGTTGGTGGCCTTCTAATCCCACCTCAGCTTAGTGGAAG GAGCAATGTTGTTACAGAAGATATAAGCAAGCTCTTTGCACAAGGACATTAG